A stretch of Paraburkholderia phenazinium DNA encodes these proteins:
- a CDS encoding LysE family translocator: protein MISAHLLIVFVAALLIVYAVPGPDMALLLQTSIGRGARTGFATAGGLGLARATHVTLSACGVAALLRSAPWLYEVVRYGGAVYLAWIAVQIFRSPVFALPEGGVATGGPRPLRTAFVKGLLTNLLNPKALLFCSVLLPQFVRPEAGPVALQMIELGVILVAIGACFDIACAIGAARIAGWMRSHPLAQTLQRWTFSAALIGFALRLSLD from the coding sequence ATGATTTCCGCGCACCTTCTGATCGTCTTCGTCGCTGCATTGCTTATCGTCTACGCGGTGCCAGGGCCGGACATGGCGCTCTTGCTGCAGACAAGCATCGGACGCGGCGCACGCACCGGATTTGCTACCGCGGGCGGCCTCGGCCTCGCACGGGCGACCCATGTGACCCTGTCGGCGTGCGGGGTCGCGGCGCTGCTGCGTAGCGCGCCATGGCTCTATGAGGTGGTGAGGTACGGCGGTGCCGTCTATCTCGCATGGATCGCCGTACAGATTTTCCGCTCGCCGGTGTTCGCGTTGCCCGAGGGCGGCGTCGCGACGGGTGGGCCGCGGCCGCTGCGGACCGCCTTCGTCAAAGGCCTGCTCACCAATCTGCTGAATCCTAAAGCGCTGCTGTTCTGCTCGGTGCTGCTGCCGCAGTTCGTGCGGCCGGAAGCAGGGCCGGTCGCGTTGCAGATGATCGAACTTGGCGTGATCCTGGTCGCTATCGGCGCATGTTTCGACATAGCCTGTGCGATTGGCGCTGCGCGTATTGCAGGCTGGATGCGCTCGCATCCTCTCGCGCAAACACTGCAGCGCTGGACGTTCTCCGCTGCCTTGATCGGTTTCGCGTTGCGTCTGTCGCTTGACTAG
- a CDS encoding YnfA family protein produces the protein MKTFLLYVLTAVAEILGCYLPWRWLKEGGSAWLLIPGALSLAAFAWLLTLHGAAAGRVYAAYGGVYVAVAILWLWCVEQVRPTLWDLAGVAFTLAGMGIIAFQPRV, from the coding sequence ATGAAGACCTTTCTGCTGTACGTCCTGACCGCCGTCGCCGAGATTCTCGGCTGCTATCTGCCGTGGCGCTGGCTGAAAGAGGGCGGCTCCGCATGGCTGCTCATACCCGGCGCGCTCAGTCTTGCCGCGTTTGCGTGGCTGTTGACGTTGCATGGCGCGGCCGCCGGCCGTGTGTATGCCGCTTACGGCGGTGTGTACGTCGCGGTGGCGATCTTGTGGCTGTGGTGCGTCGAGCAGGTGCGGCCAACACTCTGGGATCTGGCCGGAGTCGCGTTCACGCTGGCTGGGATGGGGATCATCGCATTCCAGCCGCGTGTTTGA